One part of the Streptobacillus ratti genome encodes these proteins:
- a CDS encoding Abi family protein, whose translation MEKQEMLLDIDELINHLEKKNVKFKDKEKAKEILSSLGYFKLKEFSYIYRDKTGRYFDNTYFENFVDNFYLDKKLRLEILSLIEYIEIYLKTKLVKILGKKGAYTYLDFSKWINREADLESVKRIHQKILKKNDKIVNMEYFDKKVVSLYVEKYKKKVLPIWVIMETLTLGEVKEMLNVAYPKIFENMYLDIYLEYDEFLSKLEIIKDVRNMAAHNNDVLTETYSVGNIIDVIEIILHFCKSIDIDIDYSGIKNILLEIEDKTYWFKNISKKYIEELIDRSK comes from the coding sequence ATGGAAAAACAGGAAATGCTTTTAGATATAGATGAATTAATAAATCATTTAGAAAAAAAGAATGTTAAGTTTAAAGATAAGGAAAAAGCAAAAGAAATTTTATCTAGTTTAGGATATTTTAAATTAAAAGAATTTTCATATATTTATAGAGATAAAACTGGAAGATATTTTGATAATACATATTTTGAAAATTTCGTTGATAATTTCTATCTTGATAAAAAATTAAGATTAGAGATATTATCATTAATTGAATATATTGAAATATATCTTAAAACAAAACTTGTAAAAATACTTGGTAAAAAAGGTGCTTATACTTATTTAGATTTTTCTAAATGGATAAATAGAGAAGCAGATCTTGAAAGTGTTAAAAGAATACATCAGAAAATACTTAAAAAGAATGATAAAATAGTAAATATGGAATATTTTGATAAAAAGGTAGTAAGTCTTTATGTAGAAAAATACAAAAAGAAAGTTTTACCTATATGGGTAATAATGGAAACATTAACTCTAGGAGAAGTAAAAGAAATGCTTAATGTTGCATATCCTAAAATATTTGAAAATATGTATTTAGATATATATTTAGAATATGATGAATTTTTAAGTAAGTTAGAAATTATTAAAGATGTTAGAAATATGGCAGCACATAATAATGATGTATTAACAGAAACATATAGTGTTGGAAATATTATTGATGTTATAGAAATAATATTACATTTTTGTAAAAGCATAGATATAGATATTGATTATAGTGGAATTAAAAATATCTTATTAGAAATAGAAGATAAAACATATTGGTTTAAAAATATATCTAAGAAATATATAGAGGAATTGATTGATAGGAGTAAATGA
- a CDS encoding NfeD family protein, with protein MENVYFWLSLFIVFTVIEITTYNLVTIWFSFASLIVTLIAIFFKNTALEIFIFSVLVTIFLIYTRPILNKYFIKEKFHSDFKGTKVSIIDIENGNYVVKFKGSKWTAISDEEFNIGDIAIINGFDGNKILINK; from the coding sequence ATGGAAAATGTATACTTTTGGTTATCTTTATTTATAGTATTTACTGTAATTGAGATTACGACATATAATTTGGTAACGATATGGTTTTCTTTTGCATCGTTAATAGTTACCTTAATAGCTATATTTTTTAAAAATACCGCATTAGAAATATTTATTTTTTCTGTATTAGTTACAATTTTCTTAATATATACAAGACCTATACTAAATAAATATTTCATAAAAGAAAAATTTCATTCAGATTTTAAGGGTACTAAGGTAAGTATAATAGATATAGAAAATGGAAATTATGTTGTTAAATTTAAGGGAAGTAAATGGACTGCTATATCAGATGAAGAATTTAATATAGGGGATATTGCAATAATTAATGGTTTTGATGGGAACAAAATATTAATAAACAAATAG
- a CDS encoding polysaccharide deacetylase family protein — protein MKRSIKGLIALILTFGLLSCINDKANENISENTSVEKSVEEKVEKEEMPVEKEKQEEKKVEKEEKKEEIKEKIVTESSDILRYHYRKIAKTIDSSISFEGVNIKKYRITDDEIYFGDNEELVLNLEKFKAIFKSGVGLPSLYNGERLIPKKREVDMSKKHIVFTFDDGPRNKYHELIREVFNEYDQTASFFLLGEVIKRNSDMVVKTYLDGHEIMGHSYTHPNLTKLSPERIWKEYQSCNDEIFKVIGLDVKYLRPPYGAVNQKVRDVVGGRKNIVLWDVDSEDWKSRNVETIISRVLPVVKDGDVVLFHDLYLESYEAIKYMVPILIEQGYQFISYEDMIKIKNR, from the coding sequence ATGAAAAGGAGTATCAAAGGATTAATCGCACTTATACTAACTTTTGGTTTATTAAGTTGTATTAATGATAAAGCTAATGAAAATATATCGGAAAATACAAGTGTTGAAAAATCTGTTGAAGAAAAAGTTGAAAAAGAAGAAATGCCTGTAGAAAAGGAAAAACAGGAAGAAAAAAAGGTTGAAAAAGAAGAGAAAAAAGAAGAAATTAAAGAAAAAATAGTTACAGAATCAAGTGATATATTAAGGTATCATTATAGGAAAATTGCAAAGACTATAGATTCAAGTATTAGTTTTGAGGGAGTAAACATTAAAAAATATAGAATTACTGATGATGAAATATATTTTGGAGATAATGAAGAATTGGTACTTAATTTAGAAAAGTTTAAAGCAATATTTAAATCTGGTGTAGGACTTCCCTCGTTATATAACGGAGAGAGATTAATTCCTAAAAAAAGGGAAGTAGACATGTCTAAGAAACACATAGTGTTTACTTTTGATGATGGGCCTAGGAATAAGTATCATGAATTAATAAGAGAAGTATTTAATGAATATGACCAAACAGCATCTTTTTTTCTATTAGGAGAAGTGATTAAAAGAAATTCTGATATGGTTGTAAAAACATATTTAGACGGGCATGAAATCATGGGACATTCATATACACACCCTAATTTAACCAAGTTAAGTCCAGAAAGAATTTGGAAAGAATATCAGAGCTGTAATGATGAAATTTTTAAGGTTATAGGGTTAGATGTTAAATATTTAAGACCACCTTATGGTGCAGTTAATCAAAAGGTTAGAGATGTAGTAGGAGGTAGAAAAAACATAGTATTATGGGATGTTGATTCTGAAGATTGGAAAAGTAGAAATGTAGAAACAATAATCTCAAGAGTTTTACCTGTAGTTAAGGACGGAGATGTAGTATTATTCCATGACCTATATTTAGAATCATATGAGGCTATAAAATATATGGTTCCAATATTAATAGAACAAGGATATCAGTTTATTAGTTACGAAGATATGATAAAAATTAAAAATAGATAG
- a CDS encoding nitroreductase family protein — MNEIIKLFERRKSVRNFTGEKVDKKDLELILRTLLRMPNSRNLQKLSFVVVQDKEKIEKLAEYCGKQKQVATADTFIIIVGDYSKLIGSLKSKGEEVEENIFSTSIIADMFGDAGIAAGTIDILGNSLGYGSTIIGGVFSVAPLEIAKLLKLPKHTFPIYGVTLGVPEEFVKNSPLKPRTKFENVVFFEEYDKEKAIEGVVDYNEELNKYWESINVNLPAHLDVVKSYLDGVNNEFLTEFMKQQGFKK; from the coding sequence ATGAATGAAATAATTAAATTATTTGAGAGAAGAAAATCAGTAAGAAACTTTACTGGAGAGAAAGTAGATAAAAAAGATTTAGAATTAATATTAAGAACATTACTTAGAATGCCAAATTCAAGAAATTTACAAAAGTTATCTTTTGTTGTTGTACAAGATAAGGAAAAAATAGAAAAACTTGCCGAGTATTGTGGAAAACAAAAACAGGTTGCTACAGCAGATACATTTATTATCATAGTTGGTGATTATAGTAAATTAATAGGTTCTTTAAAATCTAAAGGAGAAGAAGTGGAAGAAAATATATTCTCAACTTCTATAATCGCTGATATGTTTGGAGATGCTGGAATAGCTGCAGGGACTATAGATATATTAGGAAATTCATTAGGCTATGGTTCAACTATTATAGGGGGTGTATTTAGTGTTGCTCCTTTAGAAATAGCAAAATTATTGAAATTACCTAAACATACTTTCCCTATTTATGGAGTAACTTTAGGAGTTCCAGAAGAATTTGTTAAAAATAGTCCACTTAAACCTAGAACTAAATTTGAAAATGTAGTATTTTTTGAAGAATATGATAAAGAAAAAGCTATAGAGGGTGTAGTAGATTATAACGAGGAATTAAATAAATATTGGGAAAGCATTAATGTTAATTTACCAGCACATTTAGATGTAGTTAAATCATATTTAGATGGAGTAAATAATGAATTTTTAACAGAATTTATGAAACAACAGGGATTTAAAAAATAA
- a CDS encoding SPFH domain-containing protein translates to MMIMMIFGIILLLVAMIAISGIRIVPESYVYVIERLGKYSQTLESGLSFINPLIDRVAKKVTLKEQVVDFDPQGVITKDNATMQIDTVVYFQITDPKLFTYGVERPIAAIENLTATTLRNIIGDMTVDQTLTSRDVINSKMRMELDEATDPWGIKVNRVELKSIIPPTEIRIAMEKEMKAEREKRAKILEAQAQKESAILVAEGEKTAAILRAEAKKEVSIKEAEGRAKAIIALKEAEADGIRILNSSAPSKEILALRSLESLEKVSQGEATKIFIPSELQNLTSLLAGIREIK, encoded by the coding sequence ATTATGATTATGATGATATTTGGTATAATTTTACTATTAGTAGCTATGATAGCAATTTCAGGAATTAGAATAGTTCCAGAATCTTATGTGTATGTTATAGAAAGACTTGGTAAATATTCACAAACATTAGAGTCTGGATTAAGTTTTATTAATCCTTTAATAGATAGAGTTGCTAAAAAAGTTACTTTAAAAGAACAAGTAGTAGATTTTGATCCACAAGGTGTGATAACTAAAGATAATGCAACTATGCAAATTGATACAGTTGTGTATTTTCAAATTACAGATCCTAAATTATTTACTTATGGAGTTGAAAGACCTATAGCAGCTATAGAAAATTTAACTGCAACAACTTTAAGAAATATTATAGGGGATATGACAGTTGACCAAACTCTTACAAGTAGAGATGTTATTAACTCTAAGATGAGAATGGAACTTGATGAGGCAACAGATCCATGGGGAATTAAGGTTAATCGTGTTGAATTAAAAAGTATAATACCTCCAACAGAAATTAGAATAGCTATGGAAAAAGAAATGAAAGCAGAACGTGAAAAAAGAGCAAAAATTCTTGAGGCACAAGCACAAAAAGAAAGTGCAATTCTAGTGGCAGAGGGAGAAAAAACTGCTGCAATATTAAGAGCAGAGGCTAAAAAAGAAGTAAGCATTAAAGAGGCTGAGGGTAGAGCAAAAGCTATAATTGCATTAAAAGAAGCTGAAGCAGATGGTATAAGAATATTAAATTCATCAGCACCAAGCAAAGAAATACTTGCATTAAGATCACTTGAAAGTTTAGAAAAAGTATCACAAGGAGAGGCTACAAAGATATTTATACCTAGTGAATTACAAAATTTAACTTCATTACTTGCAGGGATTAGAGAAATAAAGTGA